A part of Methanohalobium evestigatum Z-7303 genomic DNA contains:
- a CDS encoding exosome complex RNA-binding protein Csl4 — protein sequence MTLESEESEELEDYESNFVMPGDFVGTTEEYIPGEGTYMYHGNIYSLVAGDVVVDDNSRSVSVIPNTKTPPSIKEGDIVIGGITDVRDSVAIVGLEAIKDKGEREFQESRPAAIHVSNVKDAYVKKLSDEFAPFDIVKGKIKSAKNLSLSTSEDSLGVMKAYCTNCRSAMEKDNNKLKCPNCGKTEKRKISSDYGTGII from the coding sequence ATGACACTGGAGTCAGAAGAATCAGAGGAACTTGAAGACTATGAATCTAATTTTGTGATGCCGGGTGATTTTGTAGGAACTACTGAGGAATATATACCCGGTGAGGGGACTTACATGTATCACGGGAATATATATTCACTTGTTGCAGGAGATGTTGTTGTTGATGATAATTCCCGTTCAGTATCAGTGATTCCGAATACAAAAACACCACCATCCATAAAAGAAGGCGACATTGTTATCGGTGGAATAACCGATGTTCGCGATTCAGTAGCTATAGTGGGACTTGAAGCAATCAAAGATAAAGGAGAAAGGGAATTTCAGGAGTCCCGGCCTGCTGCGATACATGTGTCCAATGTAAAAGATGCTTATGTCAAAAAGCTTTCAGATGAGTTTGCACCATTTGATATTGTAAAGGGGAAAATTAAAAGTGCCAAAAACCTAAGTCTTAGCACTTCTGAAGACTCTCTTGGAGTTATGAAAGCCTACTGCACAAACTGTAGGAGTGCAATGGAAAAGGATAATAATAAACTCAAATGTCCCAATTGTGGAAAAACCGAAAAACGAAAGATATCTTCTGATTATGGAACAGGTATAATCTGA